Within the Eleginops maclovinus isolate JMC-PN-2008 ecotype Puerto Natales chromosome 5, JC_Emac_rtc_rv5, whole genome shotgun sequence genome, the region TGGCTTTAGTGTCTTATCCACAGCTAGTGTAGATATGCAATTAAAAATTAAAGTCAAAGGCTTCTCCAACAATactacacaaatatatatagatgacaaaagaaaagaaaatagtgcaagaaaaaacagagtagaaataaaatgtggtgtGTGACCCCCACCAACCACCAGACAGCACCATTGGGCATTAAAACAGAGCATGAAGTGAACCATCCTCTACAACAGAGAGGTGTCTCTGAATGGGTCTCACCTCCTGGTGGCTGCTCCTCATGTACACCAGCTCCTCTTTCATAGATTCTATACTCATCTGTAGGTCGCTGATGCCGAGGGTCATGCTGTCCCGGACCCCTTTGAGACGATTTACATCAGCCTGCACTGTGGAATACATGCTCAGCTCTGTCTCATACCTACAGAAGGAAGCCATGTGTAGGtcataaattaaattaaacttaatTCATATCCTTGACCTAAATTCTGTTCCAGTTTCTTTTCTCCTATTTTTTGGAGGGTGCATGAAGGGACCGGAGATGGAAAACTTACTTTACTTGAAAGTCTTCCACAGCCAGTTGAGCATTGTCCATCTGCAGTGTGATGCGTTGGTTACCTAAAAATCTCTGCAAGATCTAAGTGGGAGAAAACGTTTTTCTAACATTATTCCATTCATATTTCAGCATTTCACTACAGCACAGACTCATCAGTACAATGATGTGTCATTTTTGTACAGTAGCAGACACCAAAACATGTGAACGCTACCTGGGCACGGAGATCAGTGATGATGGCGAAGTACTTTGTAAAGTCAGCGGCGAAAGAGGGAACTCTCTTCTCACAGTACTCTCTGATCTGCAGTTCCAGCGTCCTATTGGCGGACTCCAGGGTGCGTACCTAAACACAACCATAGGGTAATGTCAAACCAACTCTCTCTAGTGATGCATCACACAGTGACAGGTGCATCCATTCATAATAAATCTTGGCTCAAATCCTATGTCTTGCTGGCGGGAAGCTATGTGtaactattattattagtaaagtgaatcaacaaaatgtacttaaaatgaAAATTGCTTCTTCGGAAGGCTCCCTGTCAGTGGAGTATTATTACCAAAAGAAATGTTATACGTAGTGGTGTAAAGcaacataaagtacatttactcaagttctgtaCCTCTACAATTTTGAGATAGTTGTACTTTACATGAGTATCTCAATATTTGTGTTACTATGTAtattctactccactacaattcagaggtaaatgctgtacttttactccactacatttatttaatccctttagttactttacagatctggattaatgatgtgtaatataatcaacccttaaatcagactttaattcacctggagtaaatccagcagctaccctgcagtatacagagccattaaaactagctgcacctttaccagctctgagaacactttaatgatcaatacttataaaacatatcagagatattattctgaaatggaccaatctacAGAATAGTATGtaagtatgttttgatgctaatactttagtactttaacttgaatacaattttgaatgcaggacttttactctAACAGTTTTCCTACTCTgatacttttactgaagtacaagatctgagtacttcttccaccttgCTACTTGCCGTTTTGAGGTAAAGGTTTATTTTACAATGATTTCTACCTATTATATGTATTAAATGTCataatctgcaaagtaactctAAAGCACAGTAATTATGTAGAACCATATTAGCCTTCAAAACACAGTTGCATGCAGTAAAAaagtgacaatgtgaaaaattCTGTCCAAACTGATGTAATAAAGAAGTCATTACTTTACTTaattaatttgatttgtttgctacCTCTGCTAATccacctttaaaaaaaggtttggcaCAGAATGATGACTTTGAATATTTTCCGCTATCACTTACAGTGCAATTGGATCTGTTAATGGCCATTGTAAAAGAGGAAGTCATTCCAACCATAATCATTTATATCAATATCCATATCTGACTATTGTTTTAGGACCGACAACAAACATTGTGAACCTCTCCTTTAAAGTATCATCATCGTCCTCattctcatcatcatcatcctcatcctgGCTCACCTTCTCCAGGTAGGATGCCAGGCGGTCGTTGAGGTTCTGCATGGTCAGCTTCTCATTGTTGACCACTGCGCTTTCATTGTACTGGTTCACTGACCCAGAGGAAAAGATTGAGTGGGAGATGCGGGTCCCATAACCCCCGGCGCCCCCATACACACTGGGCGAGCGGCCCTGCTTCAGTGACCCGCCGTTGTAGAGGAGGAAGCCCTGGCTGCCTCCGGCAACCTGCTGCATTCCTCCGGCAACCTGCTGCATTCCTCCTCTCAGGCTCAGAGAGCTGCTGGTCATACTCTGAGCGCTGTAGCTCTGGCTTCTTTGGCGGCTGAGTGAGACAGACATGGTGGAGGTGAAGATGGAGGTGGAGTTGACCTGGAAGTGATGAGCAGAGATGAAGAGTCTCCGAGGAGTACCTGAGCCTGCAACAAGTGGGCTTTTTATAGAGAGTAGGAGACAGGGCAGGGATTGATCCCATGCCAACAATGTGTGGTATGCAGAtgacttgtgtttttaatcCTAGGTGTGTTCTGTAGCACTGTAGCTCTTTAGGGGACAGGTTAAACATGTAGTTGGGCGGCTTGATGGTAACTGATATCGTGCCTGCAGCCTGGTATGTAGATAATGTTTTTTGCTTCAGTGCCAGTCATGCTGACTGGAGCTCAGgtgtgtcttttttctttacattcagTGTTTTGAGAGGGTTTTCCATTTAGTGCAGCATggttaggtttttgtgcatgtaaatggtctgcaaagactaaaatcccaaagttccccccagagggagtttctctcccacactcccctcccctgcctgaaacgactcctttggactcctttgtttacttctgcaacataatgacatcactatgaaacacacatgcttctattggctagctctccgacacattgtatgtgataggtaaaggggcgggacatctctaagcagttgaccgaACACAACAGAGCataccagctaaccaatcagagcagactgggctctggtttcagacagagggtgaaaagaagagctgcagcacaggcagtatgtgaacaataaagagctttctgaacattaaagcatttaacggtcattcaaatacatttctatagtatactattaaataaatgtcccCAAGGCAGGATTAGTACCTCCAGGGGCCCCTGGGTACTGAGAGCTCATGGGCCCCCCAACCCCACCCCAAGACAGGAATGTTTGCACACATAATAAGTCTGCACTATTGAATAATTGTGTGTGATTCTTACAGTGAATGCTGCACACAGCGGCTTTATAGTATAAAAAGCTCCTTCACTGATCACTTCAATAATTCCCTCcgactgaaaataaaaagataaatatagttGATACTGTAGTGAGACCTTATCAGAGACAGTTTAGAAAGAATGCTTGACCTTATCGAAAAGCAGAGTTATATATGGGGGTGAAGagtgagttttatttaaaatgttttatgatgAGTGAGGTTGTGAGGCCCTTTTGGTCAAGGGCCCCTGAGCACTTGCCCAGCTTGCCCATATGGTAGATCTGGCCCAGcatgtccccaccacttttggAAATGGTCAATTTTGTCTCCACCACTTTCACACTTCTTCTGTGTATTTCTGGTAAGTGGTGCAGTTTGGACCTGTGACACGTTTAATATCAGTCATAATTGAATAGAGAATAGCTTTGCAGCAGCGTGGCTTGATAACTGCACTAGTTGtcaaaaaaagtattgtaagcacatgtgtatgttgtgtttatgaGGGTGTCccaaacatatacagtggggcaaaaaagtatttagtcagccaccaattgtgcaagttctcccatttaaaaagatgagagaggcctgtaattttcatcatagttacacttcaactatgagagacagaatgggggaaacaatccaggaaatcacattgtaggatttttaatgaatttattggtaaattcctcggtaaaataagtatttggtcacctacaaacaagcaagatttctggctctcacagacctgtaacttcttctttaagaggctcctctgtcctccactcattacctgtattaatggcacctttttgaactcgttatcagtataaaagacacctgtccacaacctcaaacagtcatcctccaaactccactatggccaagaccaaagaactgtcaaaggagaccagagacaaaattgtagacctgcaccaggctgggaaaactgaatctgcaataggtaagcagcttggtgtgaagaaatcaactgtgggagcaattattagaaaatggaagacatacaagaccactgctaatctccctcgatctggggctccatgcaagatctcaccccgtggggtcaaaatgatcacaagaacggtgagcaaaaatcccagaaccacacggggggacctagtgaatgacctgcagagagctgggaccaaagtaacagaggctaccatcagtaacacactacgctgccagggacttaaatcctgcagttccagacgtgtccccctgcttaagccagtacatgtccaggcccgtctgaagtttgctagagggcatttggatgatccagaagaggattgggagaatgtcatatggtcagatgaaaccaaaatagaactttttggtaaaaactcaactcgtcgtgtttggaggagaaagaatgcagagttgcatccaaagaacaccatacctactgtgaagcatgggggtggaaacatcatgctttggggctgtttttctgcaaagggaccaggacgactgatccgtgtaaaggaaagaatgaatggggccatgtatcgtgagattttgagtgaaaacctccttccatcagcaagggcactgaagatgaagcgtggctgggtctttcagcatgacaatgatcccaaacacaccgccagggcaacgaaggagtggcttcgtaagaagcatttcaaggtcctggagtggcctagccagtctccagatctcaaccccatagaaaatctttggagggagttgaaagtccctgttgcccagcgacagccccaaaacatcactgctttagaggagatctgcatggaggaatgggccaaaataccagcaacagtgtgtgaaaaccttgtgaagacttacagaaaacgtttgacctctgtcattgccaacaaagggtatataacaaagtattgagatgaacttttgttattgaccaaatacttattttccacaataatttgaaaataaattcattaaaaatcctacaatgtgatttcctggatttttttttctcattttgtctctcatagttgaggtatacttatgatgaaaattacaggcctctctcatctttttaaatgggagaacttgcacaattggtggctgactaaatacttttttgccccactgtatatatatatatatatatatatacagtggggctgcaactaacgattATTTTAGTAGTCGACTAGTCAGTAGATTATTTTTTCGATAAATCAACGATTAACCCTCGCATTCCACGTTGACATTGGCCTCATGTCGTAGACCAGCATGTTTAGAATGCTCTCAGTGGGGAGTCTGGCCATTTGAGGGGTGCAGACGCCTCTCCGCAGGACGAAGTCATCCACACGCCTTTGCTTTGAATTTCtaaaatggcaaaatgaaaatagaaaactatTAGACATAGTTACCACACATTTTAGacttaaattaatcaaatgtattgatgttatctgacaaatgaatgatttataattaGTTATGTATACACTTATTTATCTACGGTATTTATCTATCTTCCTATCTATTTAGCATACGTGCAGTCATGCAGAGCTAGGTAAAGTTAGGTAGGCGAGGTGACCGTGTGAGTTTACAATGTTAACATGAGGGAAGAGGGACACTAGACTGTAATTCAATGTTCTTATGCAATTGGGTTAACACATTATCTTTCATGAGAGGGCCTAAAAGTAACTGTCACTCTGGACTAGAGGATGCGTTTTCcgaaaggtaaacaaaaaccgGCTAACTTACCCATCCGGAACTTCGGGCGCTAGACGTCCTGGTGTTTGCGTTTAAGATGCTCATGCATCGCCGTTGTACTGCCGTGATAGGTCAGCTCTGCGTTGCAGACAGTACACTTGTAGCTGACGCTTTGTCTGATTTTGTTGAATTGTTgtgaggtcacttcctgtttgagtgaCGTCAGCTGGGAATTGTGGGAAAGAGACGAGAGAGAACTGTGTAACTGTCTACTACTGGCTAACGAGGCAAATaagaataacaaaaaacaaaacaaaacaaaacaaaaacaatctatTGAATGCTCTGATAATAACTgctattgttttgttgtttgctgaaaagactgtttaatgtttatttgatttcaatAAGTTGGCAAAGTTAATCTCAGGTGTTATTTGGCTACTCACTGTTAATTATAGACATTATAACTTACCTTTCTTACCTTGCTTTCTCCATATGATAATTATTGAAAGTTCAAAATGTCTCAAAATGGTGATAGTCAGTCTGATGTCATGTCACAAGTGCAAGATGCAGGGGAGCTAGATGAGGGAAAGAAAATCCTCTCGTGAAAGACGATTAACACCTAAAATGCAAGAACTGAAAGAGTAAGAATTAATTCAAATGGATAAGAAGCTTAAAGTGACATAtgagaaatggaaaaataatgtAAGAGGCATTCGTACAAGGTTGAAGCAAGTGTGCTCTGAAGGTGACATGTATAACATGATGGATGAAGCTGAGAAGCTTGACTCCGAGTTAAAGGAGCTGTACGATAGCATCCGACTCCAAACTGCACCAAGTCAAGAACTTCGGAGAAAGGTTGATGCATGCTCAGCTGTGACAGCAGACTTGCTGCAATTGATGAGAGTGCGTCTCACTAAAGAAGGAGGTGAGTTTGATGCTGAGGCAGAAGGATAAAGGTTACGCATGCTGCTTGACAATGAATATGCTAGGTCCATATATGGATCCACAGTCTCCAGAGTTACTGCACGCAGCTGCCACCATTCTGACCATCTCTCAGAATCACCTAGCATTTCGGCTAAGAGGGCAGAAACAGCTGCTCAGTTGGCGGCAAAGAGAGCTGAAATTGATATGGAAGCTGCCATTGAAGCTCAACGTCAGCAGCTGAAAAAACTTGAAAACCAGAGAGACATTGATGTTCTTCAAGCAAAGCTAAATGTTTACACTGAAGAAGAGACAAAGGGAAAGGATGGATCATGCAGTCATGTATGCAGCAAAGCTAATGATACAAACCCATTCACTCACTCCATCCCAGGTCAAGAAGGGCAAGCTGCAAAAACTGAGACATCCTTAGTCCAGGCATTACAAGAATCATTAACTCTCGCTCGCTTTCCAACCCCAGAACCTACCGTATTCTCAGGTGATCCTCTGAAGTTCACAGAATGGAGCACAAGCTTTAAAGCTCTTATAGAGAGCCGATGCTCCAACCCTGCAGATAGGCTGTTCTACCTGCAAAAGTACATAGCAGGGGAGGCAAAATCCTTTCTTGAGGGCAGCTTCTACAGAAAAGACGAGGAAGCCTATCAACAAGCAGGGGATAGGTTGAATGCCAGATATGGCCATTCCTTTGTAGTGCAACAGGCTTTTAGAGAGAAGCTAAATATGTGGCCAAGGATTGGTGGAAAGGAGTATGTCAAGCTGAGAGAATTCGGCGATTTCATCCAAACATGTAGTAATGCCATGTCTCATATAAAGGGTTTACAGGTTCTGAATGACTGCGAGGAGAACCAGAAAATGCTGTTCAAGCTTCCTGAATGGGCGACATCCAGGTGGAACTGCTACGTCACAGAGCAGTTGGATCGCGGCCATGACTATCCAAGCTTTCATGAGTTTGCTTCATTCATCTCTAAAGAGGCACACATTGCATGTAATCCAGTGTCATCCTTGCACGCTTTAAGGCCCTTTGCAGAGACACCAGGAAGAGAGATGAAGCGctcaaaagcaaacacatttgcCACAAATGTGAAGGCCCCAGTTTCATTGAGCTCCACATCACCAGACCTAGATGAAATCAGGTCAAGAGATGCTGAAAAACCAAGCAGGTGGCGCACACCATTACAAAACTCAGACATAAGCAAGTGTATTTGCTGTGGAGAAAACCACTCCATACACAAATGCAAAAGGCTAACAGAAATGTCTgtagaagaaaaggaaaaatgcatGTGAAAATAAGCTGTGTTTCGCATGTCTGAGAAAAGGTCACAATGCTAAAGACTGTAGAAACAGAGCCATGTGCGGCATATGCAGAAAGAGTCACCCAACTCCATTGCATGAAGATTGTTTCCCAGCAGAAGCAAAGCAGAGTGCAGTTGAAGAAAGTACATCCTCATTATCATGCTGTGTTAATGGAGGAGAAGGTGGGAGCACGTCTATGATTGTGCCAG harbors:
- the LOC134865021 gene encoding keratin, type I cytoskeletal 19-like, whose translation is MSVSLSRQRSQSYSAQSMTSSSLSLRGGMQQVAGGMQQVAGGSQGFLLYNGGSLKQGRSPSVYGGAGGYGTRISHSIFSSGSVNQYNESAVVNNEKLTMQNLNDRLASYLEKVRTLESANRTLELQIREYCEKRVPSFAADFTKYFAIITDLRAQILQRFLGNQRITLQMDNAQLAVEDFQVKYETELSMYSTVQADVNRLKGVRDSMTLGISDLQMSIESMKEELVYMRSSHQEELRVMREQQSGSVDVRVDSAESVDMAQELKETREEYEALMVKNIQEVEKWFQAKVDELSVKVKDSTIEVTSYSTELSEQKRIYQSLEISLEGILTEIQCRQRTLEESNIRFNTLLSQNQLHINTLELELQSLLSSIDQQKSEYNILLDIKMRLELEIAEYRRLLDGETRERGLIQEKRAYVIKEVVEVEEHKPHIERRTKTITEEIIDGKVVSSTMDTEVVEIQ